The window AGTTTGACATGCCAATGGACTCGGATAGGACACATATGGCTGGTGCACTGGACCAGAGGTGCATTACTAGATTTTCCCGGACCTGCTACAGCTGAAGCTAAATATGGAGAGTCAGGACTGCACGCATCacacaaaaagggaaaaatatcaTGTTAAGCAATgcatgaagaaaattttgaaagaagaaaaataaaaagcagtttgagaaatacaacaaaaagataaataagAGAACTTACTTCACACAACTCCCTGGTTCTGTTATATTGTTTTGACAGCCACAGGTGCAGGTTGGGCAATTTACTATTGTGTCATTATAGAAGGACGAGAGAGAAACACAACAAGTGGGTGTCTTTTGAGCCAGGAATTGTGAATATGTGCAAGTAATATTCCAGGTCACTGTCACAAGAGATGCAGGGCAAGGTAAGGTAAACagtgtttaatattttttcatagccaaaaattgttttaaaacacacacattttttttaaagatggcATTAATGGCAATTCTGTATCTTAAATCAACTTCCAATCCATTGGTGAAGTGTGAGTTCCCCAAGTATAAACATAATTTCATTACAGACGAGTACTAGAATCATGGAAAGTTCAGGAAAAATGCTTTAGGGACTGCAATTTGAGAATGTATCTCTGTTACTATGTTCCTTGAATTGCACAGAATGCAATTAGCACGCCATTacatcaaaatatttttcttcaaatgggATATCATGGTGCTGGCTTcattacaagaaaaatatgcaTGCAGTTATGCAGCTATAAATTATTCTAGAAGACTTTAGCAAGTAACTTACTCAAAGCTTGAGTGACCCTCCTTTTATCTGCTGTCAAATATTTACTTGGTCTCACAATCTTTGCCGGTCCACAGGTATATCCAGGCCCTGGTGCTCTCAGGGTGAAGTTTTTAGGTAGTTTGACAGTTTTGTTAGTTGTTCCTGCAGCACCCACACTCACCTGGAATGAGCTTGCTGCATTGGCTGGGTCCTGGACCCATGAGCTTAATACTCCCCCTTTGCAGCAATTAGCAATCTGCTGGTTGTATGGAGTTCCCGGCAATAAATCCACAACCGTTGGATCCTTCTTACAGCAATGTGGAACATTCCCTTTATATTTTGAACAATCCCCTTGCTCTGTTGTTTGGCCCCCCATCATGCTCCATATTACTTCCTTCTTTGCCCATGTCCACCCCAATGTCCACCCTGGTGTTTGAATATGGCGATATTGCTGGAAGTTATACATTGTAACAGTAGCCTGCTCAATCCAAAAGAGAAGAATATTGGTATAAATTGTTCCAAATTACAATGAATCCCACTTTGTAAAGTAGAAAGGTGATGAATGGATGCTATATCGTGGAGCAGTAGCTTGAATATATCAAATAAACAAGCCCCTTGCCTCCAGacttaaaaacaacaaaaaacccaacaaaaaaaaagtactatacACTGCACACTATACTTACAACATAGCCATCTGGTGTCCAGCTTATTACATCCCATTTGATTGTGATATTTCCAGTTGGATCAAGTGCATCATAAGCTTCTGCAGCAACATCAAGAAAACAAAGTTAAGAAATTGAATTCTTAAGAGTCTCCACTTTCCACATAGTAACTTTCATACTCAATACCAATTCAATTTCCTTTCTCTAAAGTATGGGAAAACAAACTTATAACTTCAATATGGGATCACTGCACTTCATTGATTTTCCTAATATGAGATGGAGCAAAAATTGACTTTTGTACCTTTCTTGCTGTAGAGATATTAAACACATGTGCTTTTTTGAGACCGATTAATTGATCAAGCACAtcagaaattttttgtttaatatacaACCGAAATtccttaaataaaattatctgTGCCCTCTTTAggtaatttaattttaacactaacaaacattgaaaaaaattatcaataactATCTCCTACGCCTTATACTGCAAACCTCAGTCAAGAAAACCAAGTTTGTAATTACCAATAGCTACCTGATTTATCAACTTAAATGATCAAACAATGAAAGAGAGTTAGAATTCCAATtgactgtattttttttttgataagtcaaTTGACTGTATTTTTATCACTTGCTATATATGATAACACCCATTATTCAGTCTAATCAAAATGTTACAATTCCAAATACTAAGAGCAACATTTGACACTTATTTCTTCACTTCTCTCCAAAAACTATGAACAAAATGAAGAAAGTTTCAAATCCCGTCACAAGTTTCTCTACCAGTCAACCAATTATATGTTAAAACGGCTAAATTTCTGTAAAATGGTACAGATCTCTGGTAGCTAAACAATACCCAGAAACAGAAAACAAGAGAAACACTTCCAAGACACGAAATTTGTAAACATGGGACTGAGAGCAAGCAAGTTTGAAGGCACTGACCTGTTGAAGTAAAACTGGAGCAAAAAAACAACACCACAAGCAGTAAAGCAAAGCTACTGAGCTTTGTAATGGATCCAGAGGCTGAGAAGGAGAGAGACTCCATGTTTTGGTGCAAATGTTGTTGCTGATGGCGATGGTTAAAGCTATGGCTTAGCCCAAGATCTGCACAGGAAATGAagatagagagagggagagagatagagagagagaagtggcCTTTTCTGTTTCACATGGCAAGTAAGCTATTGTGAGTTAAGTGGACTTTAATAAAGTCACTGTAATCACAGTTTTCTTGAGAGACATCCAGTTTAATGTTATTGTTTTGTCACTTTTACATGCAATGTTATAGCGCAAGTGTACAACTATACCCTTGGTTAGTTAATTAGCTGAGATAAATAATTtagaccaaagaaaaaaaaattaataaatgggTTTTGGCCATAAATGAggaggatttttatttttttgagaaacaatacacaggaaatttttggatttagtTTGAAGGTTTTCTTGAATCATCACAAGAGAATTCGTAtcaataataaagaaaacataagTAAAACCATGTTACACGCAAATAAGAATagcaagtaaaagaaaagaagaagaaggtaaatAGAGGATTCAAGAGGCCTGAAGCAATCAACATAAAGACAAATGAGacaacttgattttttttagcattATAACAACAAAGAagaactttcaaatttttattctttggtgtctttagagagagagaaagagtgaatcagaggaaaaattaaattaattgtaatatgtaatattttttcttacataAATCCAATCCATATGAAAAGGTttttacctaaaataaaaattcatacaataaggTGTGAcactttgattctttttttcttttttttttttaatttttatatatagagagaaaaaagaaagtgaaattaAAACAACCAGACATGTAACACTGTAAAGG of the Quercus robur chromosome 10, dhQueRobu3.1, whole genome shotgun sequence genome contains:
- the LOC126702069 gene encoding protein COBRA-like, with the protein product MESLSFSASGSITKLSSFALLLVVLFFCSSFTSTEAYDALDPTGNITIKWDVISWTPDGYVATVTMYNFQQYRHIQTPGWTLGWTWAKKEVIWSMMGGQTTEQGDCSKYKGNVPHCCKKDPTVVDLLPGTPYNQQIANCCKGGVLSSWVQDPANAASSFQVSVGAAGTTNKTVKLPKNFTLRAPGPGYTCGPAKIVRPSKYLTADKRRVTQALMTWNITCTYSQFLAQKTPTCCVSLSSFYNDTIVNCPTCTCGCQNNITEPGSCVNPDSPYLASAVAGPGKSSNAPLVQCTSHMCPIRVHWHVKLNYKEYWRVKITITNFNYRMNYTLWNLVVQHPNFDNVTQLFSFNYKSLTPYAGLNDTAMLWGVKFYNDLLTQAGPYGNVQSELLFRKDQSTFTFEKGWAFPRRIYFNGDNCVMPPPDAYPWLPNAGSRPISSLLHSAFTILSSLIFLLAFA